TCTAGAAAAAAGAACTGCTAAGGCCGCTCCATCATCTGTTAGCTTGAGAAGTGATGAAAGCACAGATAAAAGAGAGGTATCCATTAACAAACCCCCAAActctttttgttttaatttattagcCGTACATATGTAATCTCATTAAGCAATATATTTCAGTTTTCACAGAAATTGGCGGCAAAACCCAATGTGAAAGTGACAGAGAGAGCAAACTCCCAACCAAAGTCAAAGGTATCATCTTACAAACAATTATTCTTTTAAGGAGAATAATATTCTACCTGTCTAATTCAAGTTTTGTATGAATGTTCATATGCTAATAGCCTATGACTGTTGCTATACAATTCATAGAAAATATAACTATGTTATATAGCCTGCAAAATTTGAATTATTTCTCGGAACTCTATGCTTGACATAGGATCAAAAGGAGGCAGAGATAAAAAAGCTCAGACAGAGTCTTAATTTTAAGGCTACTCCCACACCAGGCGTTTATCGGGGGCCAAAACTGTCAAAAAGTACTTCAGAAAAGGTATAGTCTAATTCTGTCTGTATCTGGCATAAGATCTGTTCACTCCATTTCAATAGAACCAGACTATACGATCCATCTTAGCGATACTTATAAATCCTTCTTTCATGAAGTGCCTCCTTATTATGTCACTGAATACGCTTGAAAGTCGAGTATAGGGCATGTTTTGGAGATAACTTTTTTCTATATTGTGAAGTTTGTAGCCTCCCGTGTGCTGTGTACTTCAGAACAAGTATAAAAGCTAATTATGCATATGCGAAGAATATGACGAgttaaacacattcaaaacacATATGCAAGAAGGAAAGATGCATGTGTATGCCTTAACACTAGCATTTCAATCTGTACAATGTCCTACTGCACTGCATTTCTGAAATTATCGGTGTGATtagtattttttaatatatttttctttccgtATTCTAATGCCAACTCTGACAACTTATGTAGGAGAGTTCCAACAATGAAACCCATCGGTGAAAAAATCTCAGGCGGCTGTAAGGTCACTCGTCGTCCTCCAAGAACCATATCTACTTCAGGGGATCGACAAGGAAGGAGAATATACGTGAAGGAATTGCTTCTTATGGAAGATCCATGCTTAATATTATCGCTTAGATGATGAGAAAGTGAACATGTTGAGTCACAACCTGTATATTTTGATGGCTGGAACAGATCTACTGCATGGTAATAATCTGCAGATGATAAGAAACAGGTCGGGTTTATGCTTTTCATTCCCTGCTCGTCCCAAATAGTATTCGGAGTTAGAAATGCTACGTACGCATTGTTGTATTCGAAGGTATAACTGTTGGAACTGTTATAATTACATGGTAATCCAAAGTTGGTTGCATAAATCTGGACATCTTAAATGGTTACACCGTAATTGCAgacgaaagaacaactgaaagaACAAGTATTTGTGAATGGAACACGTAGTCGTTAGTAGGAAAGATGAAGACGAAGCCACGGTTTGGAATAAACCCTTGAAACTTTGAAAAAACACTCCAGCTATTTTCAGATTGTAATCGAGTTTGTAATCTATATACATTGTAGAaagccaactcaaaaatcattATCTGAATCACTGTTAGTGCTCGTAGAGTTTTCCGACATGAAATTCTTAGGCAATACTGGGAATCTTACGGGGTTCCTGGGCGGCGAGTCTGCTGACGATGACCCTAAACTCGCTGtaaccttcttcttcctccgctgTACATTTCGAGAAATTTCAACGCACGCTCGATCAACCATGCCTAGAAAATCTTTAACAATGACAAATAGTTGAAATGGGTGAGCCCCTTTATCCTTAGAAGCCCCTGCTTGATAGTATTCTATTGTTTTCTTCACCAACTCCATCACCCTTTTCTGCTCTTCTCCCACCACCTTAAGCTCTTCCTCTGCTGCTTCAAGAAAACCATTCATGTCCCTAACGAATCCTCCACCGCCGTTGTTCTCACATTGGAGCAGGAGTTCTCTGGTTTCCGCCACGCGGGCTGTGAGAGCCGAGCACATCTTTGCAAAGCTGTCATGATCTATGCTAGCCGCCTTCTTCACACTGGAGAACTCGGCACTGATGCCTCCAACCACGGGCAATCCTAGCGTCATGTATTCCttctctctttcctctttcGGTTTTATATTATCAACACTCGAGTTTCTGTTATGGCTCTGGCTGTTGCTGCGACTCAAGATATGATCCGTGTTGATGACACACCGTTTCCCCTCAGACCGCACCACTTCTTCCACAACGAAATGCAGCAGCGTTGTTTTCCCATCACTGCTTCTAACGTCGGATAGTTTTCGAAGAGAACTGAGGTTGAATGCTTGTGCATTTCCTCTCGAAGTTCCTGCATTCATGCGGTTTCCAGCCTTGAGAATCGCCTCTAGCAACTTCATGAACAGCCCTCGAGTTCGAAGCTCCTTGCACCCGAGTTCAATCGTTTGTATAGActccttgaggctcgcaatctcTGCGTCGTAGTTGTATCTGAAAAGCATGGCACTGAATCGAGTAAACGCCGAGGGAACAGCTTTGAGAATGTGATAGAGGAAACACTCAGCATCAGCAAGCCTTGTAGGATCTCCGCTGTACTCGAGGATTTGGGATTGTTCTTCTTCCGTTGGAGCAATTGTTACAAGTTTTTCAAGAGTCTCTGCATTTAGCCCCCTGCCTTCCATGAGCACATCAAGGATTTCCTTTCGAGATATCGTCAGTGATTTTATAACAATTGCAATGTTCTGGGATCTCCGGTTATCCAGGATACAAATCTGCGGTAATGGACCGACGTTGGTGCCACTGGGACTCGCTTGGCTGCTGTCTTTTCCGGGGGATAGCCGGTTGGTGGCAACAGTGCCGAAAAGCGCTTCCATTAGATCACCATCAAATCTGAGAGTAGCAAACTTGTTAAGTTTTCAGAAACTTCAAAACCAAATACAATGGAAAACAATACACGGTTAAACCCGAAATAAAGAGTGGTGTGATGGTGTGCGGAAATCACTTTCGTTACCTAAATGAACCATCAATTTTGTCCCACACCATGGAATGCTGAGTATTATGTGTGCTCACTTTGTCCCAATGCAGTGGCTTCAGTTTCACTACAACATTTCCTGCTCCTGCTGAAGACTCCCCTGATTCACCTTTCTGCCCCGGAGACGGTTTTGACAGCGCGTTCAAATGCCGCGCTTTGGGTGGAGGAGGCGGTGGTGCAGGACCATTCTTAGCTGAAACTTTcggtggtggaggaggaggaggcgctGAGGAGCCTTTATTGTTTCGAATTGGCAGAGGAGGTGGCGGCGGAGGCGGCGGTGTTGGTGGTGGAGAAGGGGGAGGCGGAGGACTTGATGATCCAACAGTTAGCTCTACTTCTGGTTCCTCCGATTTTTCAACAGCTTGAAGAGCCGTTGATCCATTTCGATTTCGATCATTCACTACTTCTGGCACATCATTGATGTAGGAAGCTGAAGACTTTCCTCTGAGGAGAGGAACATCCTGTGTACGCTCatgccttcttcttctgctactcCCTTCGTCTTCTTCACCATCTTTTCGAAACACCTCCTTTCGAAAACTCTTCTTCGAGTTCTTTGCTTGGAGTTTCTTCCAGTAAAGCACATCGAGACCGTCCTCATCAACAACGAACCCCTTGAGATTCCCATCATATCTGCCAAACTCACTCTGATCCGCCACAGGAGGCCGCGGctgaggccggccaccttgcgAACCTCCACTACCACCACCACAGCCACCACCATAACCTCCGCCTTTAATTCTCTTGCGCCGGGCAACAAGGTACCTCTgcacaaaaaagaaaaccaaCCCAGAAATCACCAGAGTGGAGGCTGCGGTGGCTGCCACAGCCTTGGCAACCTCACTCTTTGACGAAGATTTTCTTGGCGGCAAAGGAACCGGCAGCGGCCGTGATACCGGTTGCGCCGGAGAGTCTTCGGGAGGCAATGAAGGTGGGATTTCGGGTGGCGGAGCTGTAAACGGATAGAAAGTTTCAATATTTTGAGGGGATTGGCCATGACAAAAaggaataataataattaaaaaaccatGAGTGAAAAAACAAGAGAGAAGCCATGGCCGAATCCTGGCAGTCATGAAGCTTTTTGGGAAGATTGGAGAGATGGGTTTTTGGAAACTGAATCGGTTGAAGTTTCTGTAGATTTGTTTGCATCGAAAGGAGAAAAATCTAAAAGTGTAATGGATGGATTTGTCGTGGTGCATTTGGTGGGTGTTGGTTGACGAAAAGCTGAAAGCTTCAAAGATAGTAGTTGTTTGTTTTTCCAAAATTTCTTCCCGGGCTTTTTTGTATATAATTCAACCACTCAAAaacccttttttgtttttattttattttttaattgaaacTCAAAAAGGCTTCTAAATTGGATTAAGTTCACATCCCACTACTAACTACAAATCCACGCTTTAGTAATTCAAGATTAGGGttttaaatcataaaattaACTAAACAAATGAGAAAAGTGGAGGTTAGGTTTGCTATTTCAAACCAGAAATTGTGGACAGCTTGTTGAAGTGCCAAATCACCCAATTTTGTTTCTATTATGGTGTGGTTTTATAATTATGTTCAATAGATCTTGGTAAACTTGAGTGAAAAATGAATTCAGTTTTTCAATTACGGTTTTTCTCTTCAATTATGTTCAAATACTCTCTCTTCCTTTTATATAAATTAGTGTAGaacatttttattataaaaaaaaattaaactattaGAAGAAAGTTCAAACTTGGTTTGCAAAGAAAGTAGCATCAATAATAGATACATCCAAAACATTTAGACGTAGTACTTGTTTGAAGGTCTTTCGTGGACACTTCAAATGTTTGGTACAGATCCCTTTTATACTTACTAAGTGTTTGACGTAGTACTTGCTAGGGATATCTCAACATGTTGTGTCAACAACACTAGACAAAATATCTCGATATCACTCATCAAATTGTTTTGGCATATGTCGACATTTGCTGACACGTGCACAACATGATTTGGCTGATGACAACAAGCCTACCAAGTGTCTAATGAAATGCCTCAATGaataaactgattttttttttttgcgcgcTTCCGCTCTGTTTCTATCTAAAAACCTTGGACTTTTAACACTGAGACCTCCAAAGTTCAAATCCTGGATCCACCACTGTATCTAGAGCATAAAGCCAACATGTTTGGTGAAACTCCAAGTCTCGTTCCTAACCTTTTATATGATATTTTAATGAAATATAATGGAGGTTACTTAACCTGCCCGACCTAGTAATTAACGATTAGTTAAATCAACGAACAAAGTCAGTGAGAAAGGAACTTTCCCGATCCCCTTCTTCGTTCCCCAATGATTTGTTCAGTTCGAAAGGCATTTGAGTTTTGACGCGTTGAAGAAGAAAACTATGTTAAACCAAACGACGACGAAATAATTTGGTCAACGAGTTCGGTTTCATATTTGAAATTAAGAAATCGAATTTGTAGGTTTGACTAGACGATGAAGAAATTAGAGAAATAGTTGCTCACCAAATTCATTTCACCGACGACAttggattattttaggctttttatattagcatcccacaaaatgttgaatgtacctcatattaaaatttaatattaatgacttatttactctactatgcaataacaattttgaccttattaagtttaaaaataataaaaaaataacttttAACGCATTATTTATCTACTTCAACTCTCAAAACTCCTCacaccctccattgttgaataaaaccctaagtaatgaaactacaaacatgtggattaagcaatgaaactacaaacatgttgattaagcaatgaaactacaaacatgttgattaagaaaaattatttttaacgaATAGAACACGAAATCGGTGTTTCGAAAGCTTTAAAATCATTATTATTGATAttgaaaaaatattcaaatgaacctaaacattttttttcaaatcattcaatttgaaatgattcggcaaaATAAAGTTTAGATGGTTTGAAATTAtttggcaaaataaaaaatgactgttataagatttgagaaatgtggggtgtgtatagaaaatgtaaggtgtatattaagaatgtagggtgtgagggtattatggggaaggaagtggggtgtattaagataatttttaattgaaaaaataaatgtaaggtgtattaagtatgtagggtttattcaacaatttgtggagtgctaatataataagccttattttgttttgttttgttttgttttgttttagagGTCGATGTCGTAAGTGAGTGTACATGGTGGTTGTAAAATAACCCACAATTTGATTACCTATTTCTCCCCAACCCCTCAAAAAACAAGTGGCAGATTTTGATGGGGTCTCGCTTTGATTCGGGAGGGATTCATAGATCTGGATAAAGTATCGTCTCATACCCTTATAAACAGTGCCGGGTTATTGATAAACTCTGCGCCGAGGTGGTTAAATCaagaatttgaaataaaattggATTTTTTTGTAGGACAAATGGTCGTTGTATTATTGATGATCAAAGTGAGATACATTCTCGAAGCTAAAAAAAATATCGTGCTTAAAACATCGTATCTAAATGAAATTTATGAGAATAATATTTTGATTTTAGCTTATATTTACAAGAATAATCGTaaaaatgtttaagacattGTATTCAAATGAGATTTGAATTTATCTAAGGTAATTAGTACTTTTGCTTGGGTCAGAGGTGATATTAtgaatttcaatttttgaaaCTGAGTGggataaatttttcattgtgctcGGAACACGAATAGTTTATCACTTGACAAGTTGACATTATATAAATAGAgggaaattattttttatgttgttaattTTCTAACACAAGTATCTCACCACTTGTATAGAGACATGTGGCGTTGTTCCTTCCGATCACGCTGAAAAATCTATCACCGGTAAAGTCAAAGAGatgtttgaaaatatttttaaatatatgttGGAGAAAATTAGAGAAAGAAGTGGGGAATGTTGAGAGGTTGATTTGTattttatgatatgaaattCAAGTCTACTTTAGGAAGAAAAGATGAGTAGGAATTTCTCACCCATTTTTGTCTTCAAGTTTGTGGAATATTCCAACTTTTCCTTGAGCATCTAAATGTGGATTAATACAAGAAAAAATATCTTGAAACAAATGTTCTAACTCTGAAGAAGATGAGTAAAGCAAATGAAGCATGTTCAAAATGGCTATTTATAGCAATGATCTCAACAATTATAACTTGATTTGCTTTTTATGCCGCGTGGTTTTTCTAGACGTTGTCATGCCTGAAATTTTAGTCATTTCCTATTATGTCTATCGATCGGCCATTATTAAAAAGATAAAAGAGTCTTTTTATTCCTTCCATTGTACGACCATAGCTTCGGGACAAATATACAGCTTTCCTCCAAGACATTAAGGCCGAGTTCGGAATTGTTgtgtgtgtttttatttttttttcaaaactgcTTCtattgtgctgtgagaataaacagttgtgaAAAAAAAGATGTAAGTGTGCGGTAAACTATAGTGTTAAAGGGTTGAAgatatttttggaaccaattctttataaaaatgtaaataaattatggaaaagcacttaaagtgcttcttggaagaagcacattactggtgcttcttgcagaaataacttaaaatgcttttggaacaaaaaaatattttctctaaaagcgctttcagtcattttaaaaacacatccaaacgagcccaTAGTATCAGAATGTTTAATAAACTATAGTGTTGAATCTTAAAATtactaaggaaaaaaaaaaacacttcttCTAGTTTAATCATTTCCTAGTATTTTCTCTCACAATTTGTGTCGGATTAGGGCCTCCTCCATACATGGGCTTTATGTTTTGCTGTTTTTCTCTATGgacttgtatatattttttttgggctGGGCCGGTTGgctttttatgtttaattgcGGTTTATAGGCCATTTTCCATAGATTTAAAAACGGCCCAATTTGCAAATAAAAAGGTGACATGGGCTTGCTTTGCTTCAAGCAAAGCGCTTTCTTGTGACTGAGAGTTGATCGAAGGTAGCGGATGGGCATTTTAAACTGCCAGACCGAAAAACCGACATGGACCGGACCGACCTCCGGCTCATACTCCTTTGATTGCAAGCAATATTATGCAGTTAGGAGACGAGGATTTGAACCAGAGATGCAATAAGTTGAAGAAGAAGGTCCTACCTACCATGACAATAATATTATTCTCTTTTATTTCCCAATatcagaaaaataaaatgttctTCAAGTGTGCTCAAGTTCTTCATTTAAATCATGGTTCCGAAATTAGGTTTGGGAGAAAGCCCAACCACTTTTGTCTATATGCATAGATGGGTGCAGTCGAAGTTAGCATGAGGTTTCACATCAAATCTCACTTAAATCAACGGTTTAAAGTCATTGACACATAACCAacaggcaaaagaaaaaaaaaattaaaaaagatgaTGTCATTTTTTGGGTAGTGTTGTACACAAACTCTTCTTTGACTCTCACACATCTTTATTAATTTCGtcttttgatttttcttcatttcatttgATCCGACAGTCGGAAATTAAAATGGGTGTGTCAAATGTAAAAATGGTAGTGTAGATAGCACCatcctattttttttataaaaaattactaCTATCAGGAGGGGAAAATTCAAACCTAAGGCGTCAATATCCTATCAACTAGGATATCGAATCACATTCTGATAGCATTTACCAAAgtcttaaaaataaatatttaagggtaaattaagAGCAATTTTTCCTtgattaaatttaattttttgttgctATGGTGGCACCTTGATGGAGATGCCTTTGGTGGCACCAAAAGGCAAACGAGCGACAACCACTGGACCCGCTTCCTCTCTTTTTCTTGATTCACaataaaaaagattcaaaaacaaaactacaGCTCGGCaatatcctctctctctctctctctctctcttacctTCCCATGTGGGGTCCATATTATATTTTATCAAAGATTAGCCACACCTATATATGTCACATTATCTCTTCCATTCAAttctaatttttaaattttatgtacTATTGTTAATAAATATGGGATACAAGTTCACATACATATGTTCATCACTGTTTATATACGTGTTTACTTACATAGAATGAATATCAAAATAAACTTCTGCACGTGTTTACTAGAACATGAGTACCATAATGATtcgaatttttactttttagtcCCTCTCTAATTTGTGACTTCTCTCGTTTCAAATAAgtaaatttgtttttctcatATTCCCTCCTAAATTTTTGAAATTGTATCAATTTACACGTTTTGTCTAATGAATTATCTAAATCTTTATTAAATTAATGACATGATGAGTGTGAAATCTGTAATTGAGTTTACATTTAAGCCACATTTAGACTACGTAGCCTATAAAACACATTAGTTCAAtagaaaaaattaatgaaaatggtttgaaaactttgagttttaaccaaaatgacaaaaatgtgttgtaagtgaatagtaccaagattgactttttagagtaaaaatgtccttaacgttaaaagtgaatagtatcaggattgttTCGTTAAGACTCCCTTCAATATATAACAGATGTAAATCGATACAATGTCAAAGTTTTAAGGAAAGGGATCATCTTCGGATCCTTTCCACTTAATCAACTCATCCGgacccttaaaatttgatccaacaactaaagttattataatttttaaaaagatttcttatttttaaccatttgatcaaattttaaagatcCGAATATATTGATTAGATGAATTAGGTGGAAGAAACTAATCCGGAGACTATCCCTTTCCAAATTTTAGGACTCAAAATTAAAAAGTGAAAAATGTAGTCAGCATGTGGAGCATGAGTGGGTGTCAACTCAAATAACAACTATGGAGGTTTGGGAGCAGAGAATATGATAAGCATGCCACTTCcaaagagacagagagacaaAAAACACTGGAGTTGAGCTCAAGGGGCAGGAAAGGGTCCCCCACCCAAGGGGAGGGTCCTAGAGAAAGTCCCTCCCAAAAGGAAGGGCATTTCAAGCACGTCAATTCACAATCCCATTCCAATATTCTTTCTACCAGACAAGATCTTGCATGCTTATCTCTCCAACTCAACCAAATCAAAACCATATCTCTATTCATTTCAACCTTCCAATCCCCACCCCGTGCAATGCATACACcccccttttcttcttctcctcccctctattttcttaaattttatttctcTCAACTTTGAAGCAAAGCTAACATTTCCCAATTGGACACTGCTTGGTTGCTGAAAGTTCAGCAGCAACTCCTGTTGATAACCAATTACATTCGGACATGTGTCCAAATAATTGAAATTGTAAACACTGATTAAACTCGTGCTCAAATATGGTTGGATATCAACAGGAGTTGCTTCTGAACCTCCGGCAGTCAAGTAGTGTCCTTCCCAATTTACATTCTCTAATGCTTGCTTacaatttctttattttaacaAAGCAATATTCAAAGTTATTCTAATACACATGGAGAGATATTTGAATGTGATAGTACAACATTTATCGTATTTTTGTACCATGTTTCTTATAAAGATAGGCTCCACTAACATATGTGAATTTCATCTTTATtaaaaatatgttaataataaTACAAATGTGATTAtagtattatttttatgaaaaaaaactaataaaaatgacttgaatacgatgagttttaaccaaaatgacaaaaatatattgtaagtgaatagtatcataaattattttttaaagtaaaaatgtcTTCTATgttaaaaataaacaatctcATGAATGTTTCGTTAAGATTCtctatttttatttgaatttaggtTTCATGGACGGACACTATTTTCTTATCCTaactcgttttttttttttttttgagaaaatttagAAACTGGATCCAACCAAACCGATAACTCATTGTTTTTAGTAAAACTACCATAAACCACATATTCAGTAATTCGAAATATAGTTGAACATCAGAAATTTAATCAGTTAATTAGTAGTATTAATATTGTAACTCATAGTCacatataaacaaacaaaataaatcaaaggcaaagaaaaaacaaaaaacaaaaaaggaaagtaaTTCATCAAAAACCGTTAAAACGGGTAATTGCAGTTTGGCCCCGAAAAAGAAAAGCGCGATTGCGGTACTATCGGGTCCAATTGATCTAATCAGCGTTGGTCATTttcaaccgtcggatcggaGAATCAAGCGGCGTGGGCGACGACGGAGCCGAGAACGACGATGACAAAGGAGGCGACGGGGATTTAGACGGAGACGATGAGGACGACGACGGCGACGACGGAAAACTGGACGGCGGTGATGGAGCAATCGTCGGATCACACGGCTCGCGTAGCTTTCTCTTGTTCATTCCTCCACCGCTCTCTTCCACTCCGACACCCCTCGCCGTCGTCATGTAATCCTTCAGCCTCTTGACGTCTGCTAACTTCACCGGTTTAACTATGAAGTCCTCCGCACCTTCTTCCAAACACCTGccgaacacaaaaaaaaaaaaaaaaacccaaaattttaaattgaaaatcaaaacccaaactttaaattaaaaatcCAAATTAATTGCAAAAACGCGAAGAAAATTGGATAATTATACATTAATTTTGGGGGGAAATAATTACCTGTCTATGCGCGCCAAAACGTTCTCGGATGACATAATCACGACGGGAGTTGCTTTGAATGTGGAAGATTCTTTGATTTTCTTGAGCAATTCGTAGCCGGTCATCCCAGGCATACAGTAATCCGTGATGATCAGGTCCACCTTCAAGCCCTGCACATAATTACAGAGAATCAAAAAATTTATTcgaaaataattgaaatttaaGA
The nucleotide sequence above comes from Malus sylvestris chromosome 16, drMalSylv7.2, whole genome shotgun sequence. Encoded proteins:
- the LOC126606426 gene encoding two-component response regulator ARR5-like; this translates as MARNGAASWRRKSEKLDLSPPLISEEAHVLAVDDSLVDRKVIERLLKISSCKVTTVDSGRRALQFLGLDEEKSSTVGFDGLKVDLIITDYCMPGMTGYELLKKIKESSTFKATPVVIMSSENVLARIDRCLEEGAEDFIVKPVKLADVKRLKDYMTTARGVGVEESGGGMNKRKLREPCDPTIAPSPPSSFPSSPSSSSSSPSKSPSPPLSSSFSAPSSPTPLDSPIRRLKMTNAD
- the LOC126607636 gene encoding formin-like protein 4, translating into MHHDKSIHYTFRFFSFRCKQIYRNFNRFSFQKPISPIFPKSFMTARIRPWLLSCFFTHGFLIIIIPFCHGQSPQNIETFYPFTAPPPEIPPSLPPEDSPAQPVSRPLPVPLPPRKSSSKSEVAKAVAATAASTLVISGLVFFFVQRYLVARRKRIKGGGYGGGCGGGSGGSQGGRPQPRPPVADQSEFGRYDGNLKGFVVDEDGLDVLYWKKLQAKNSKKSFRKEVFRKDGEEDEGSSRRRRHERTQDVPLLRGKSSASYINDVPEVVNDRNRNGSTALQAVEKSEEPEVELTVGSSSPPPPPSPPPTPPPPPPPPLPIRNNKGSSAPPPPPPPKVSAKNGPAPPPPPPKARHLNALSKPSPGQKGESGESSAGAGNVVVKLKPLHWDKVSTHNTQHSMVWDKIDGSFRFDGDLMEALFGTVATNRLSPGKDSSQASPSGTNVGPLPQICILDNRRSQNIAIVIKSLTISRKEILDVLMEGRGLNAETLEKLVTIAPTEEEQSQILEYSGDPTRLADAECFLYHILKAVPSAFTRFSAMLFRYNYDAEIASLKESIQTIELGCKELRTRGLFMKLLEAILKAGNRMNAGTSRGNAQAFNLSSLRKLSDVRSSDGKTTLLHFVVEEVVRSEGKRCVINTDHILSRSNSQSHNRNSSVDNIKPKEEREKEYMTLGLPVVGGISAEFSSVKKAASIDHDSFAKMCSALTARVAETRELLLQCENNGGGGFVRDMNGFLEAAEEELKVVGEEQKRVMELVKKTIEYYQAGASKDKGAHPFQLFVIVKDFLGMVDRACVEISRNVQRRKKKVTASLGSSSADSPPRNPVRFPVLPKNFMSENSTSTNSDSDNDF